TAAGAAAAGGAGGGCAAACTGTTCGTTTGTTTGAATTTGTGCAATTTTGCCCTGATGGTTTCAGAAAGTTCTATAAATGCTTCTTACGGTTTGACACCACTCAGGTGTACTAACTGAATTTTTCTCTACAGGGCACCATCCGCGATGCCATTGAAGACTCTATCACATGGCCAGTTCGAAAAATTATTCCCATATTGCCTGGGGATTATAGGTATTCCTTTTATTTAGGGAACTTTAAACATTGTCATTTTCGGTCCCAATTTTGGTTCCAGTTTAGCACATTTACTTTCTAATTAAATCTTATGAGAAACTTCTTCAATATAAAGATGTCAGAACATGGAATCTGAATTTGGGAGACATCCCCCAAATTTGAGAGAGTAATTGAGATGACTTTCTTCCATTTTTCCATTTGGTTATCCATTTGGAAaagttaaatatatttaatttcatAATGACCTCATATCTTCGTGGAAGCTGTAAAAGTTATACTTTGTACTAGATGTTTATCTATACATTGACAGTAAAAAGACAAGTTAAATGTTTTAATTTCTAATACGAAACTTGGACTTTAACTGCATTTTAAAAGTCCTATGAGAGTCAACCTGTCAAGGGAAAATATTTACTAGAAATATCTATGATTCTTACCTTTAACCGAATCTTGTGCTTCTCTGAATCAAGAATAAAGCATGtattctttgattttcttctaTAATTATCTAACATTGCTGGTCTGAGGTGCAGTTTTCTATTTGAAATACTTTTGTTGTTATTAGTGACCTTGAACTGAAGCCTACTGGAGTATTGGAGGTGAAACTTGTCCAAGCAAAGGAATTAACAAACAAAGACCTCATTGGTAAATCTGATCCTTTTGCCGAGTTATATGTCCGCCCTGTACGAGATAGAATGAAGAAGAGCAAAACAATTGTAAGTTTTTCATATGTTTATTATGGAGGAGTTTTGGCAATACGCCTATCATGTTAACATTTAAGTGTCCATTATTCTTTCCAGAACAACCAATTGAACCCAGTGTGGAATGAGCATTTCGAGTTTATAGTTGAAGATCCATTGACACAACACTTAGTGGTAAAGATATTTGATGATGAAGGGCTTCAGGCTGCTGAACTAATTGGATGTGCACATATCCGTTTGAATGAGCTTGAACCTGGTAAAGTGAAGGATGTCTGGTTGAAGTTGGTGAAAGATTTGGAGATTCAGCGAGACCAGAAAAATAGGGGCCAGGTGACAATTTCATCCCCTTTTGTTTTCTGTTATCCTTCTCTTTATTGGAATTTGGTACTATCAACTTTATTGTACacacaacttcaattttaatGGAACATATATATGCAAATGGAGTACTAATCAGTAATGATGgagaaaaagtgtttttttaaacACCTATCAATTCATAATTTAAGGTGTCATTTAGTTGCAGGTTAGAGTTGTGCAATTATTAGTAATTTAAGGTGTCATTTGGTTGCGggttagagtttttttttttttggaaactgGTAATTGTGTATTCATAAATGCTGGAGACCTTCAAAAGTGTTACAGCAGGAACATAAAAAAGGGAAATAGAAATACTTACAGAGACTTTAATAAATCTACAAGCTGATTTATATCTTCTAATCCTatttctttacaccaaaagtagAAAGATACTATACAATTCCATTTGACAATTGCGGGTTAGAGTTGtgcaggtattagtaatgcaGGGAGTATTCCGGATTTAGTTATTCCTGTATTAGTTGTTCCAATTAGTTATGCGGGTTTTTAAGCTGGTAACCAAACACCTTAGTTGGTGTGCCGAATTTTATACAAAGCAACTTAAATACTAATAAACACGGTACTAGTTATGCTGGTTTTACTACATGAATAATTCACTTCCTAACCATCAACGGATCAACCAAACGAACCCTAAGTGGTTCATTTCAACAATAATCAGATCAAACTGCATATAATTGTTGTAGATTGAGTGCCATAGACAGTCTAGGTGAGTTTTATTGAGTTTGATCCTGCAGACTTTAACCCGCACCCCGCCCCCCGCCCCCACCCTCCTGATTCAATGTAATCCACTTATACTACTAAACAAGACAGTTTCCTGCGGTAAAACCTCCAATCATATTATACATATCTCAATCACTCCAATAAACTTTCGTGTAGGAGGCTAAGAAACGTCGATTTCTCACTTGCTAATGTAAACAAATTCATGctgtccggcccttccccggaccccgcgcatagcgggagcttagtgaaCGGGGCAGCCCTTTTTGTATAAAACTTACTACTGATTCAATGTAATCCACTTATACCACTAAACAAGACAGTTGACTGCGGTAAAACCTCCAATCATATTATAGATATCTCAATCACTCCAATAAACTTTCGTGTAGGAGAGCTAAGAAACGTCGATTTCTCACTTGCTAATGTAAACAAATTCATGCAGTCCGTCCattccccggaccccgcgcatagcgggagcttagtgcactgGGCAGCCCTTTTTGTTTTACTATTTTTAGCTCTCTGTCTGAACTATTCCATTCATTTTTGCTTTAGGTGCATTTGGAGCTATTGTATTGTCCTTATGGCATGAAGAATGGGCTTACTAACCCTTTTGCCCCTAGTTTGTCAATGACTTCACTGGAGAAGGTTCTTAAAAGTGGAGCAGAAGGAAAAGAATCTCCCCAAAATGGAGGTGAAATCAACAGGCGGAAGGACGTAATAGTACGAGGTGTACTTTCTGTAACCGTGATATCAGCTGAAGATCTTTTCCCAACTGATCTAATGGGGAAAGCTGATCCTTATGTTGTGGTTACTATGAAGAAGACtgaaaccaaaaacaaaaccaGGGTATCATTTCTTATTATTTAAATGTTTAGTTAGAGTTAGAAAATGTTCTTCCATTGCCTTCTTTTTTCGGTAAGTAGAGAAAAGGACCTTTTGAGCTGTGATCTCCTCTTGGATTTTCCATCTAATATTTCGAACAAGAATATCCTTTTCTAAAGTAGTTTCCTTAAACTCATAACCAATAATTATGCATAATGCTGATTAaatattcttttcatttttaggTTGTACCGGAAAGTTTAAATCCAGTGTGGAATCAGACTTTTGACTTTGTCGTTGAGGATGGATTACACGATATGCTAATTCTAGAAGTTTGGGACCATGATACCTTTGGAAAGGTAAGAGTATCTTTCTGTTTAATCAATTCCAAATACTTATCCAATTACTGTTGGTCTTGTTACGAAATTAACATTGATAAATCAGTACTTATTATATCTATTCAAACACCAATGTCTCCTGATGTGAGATTTTCTTGAGCTGAAATAACCTCATTAATCCATGCTAATTTCTTCTTAAATTTAGAACAGGTAAAGTTTTCTACATTGAGATGCCTTGTTTTGAGTTTTCAGATGATTTGGGACATTCTAGAATCTTTTTGGAAAATCTAAAGGCTTAAAGTTCTGATAGATTTAAAGTAAAAGCAACAATCTGGCAATTGAAACATTAAAAAGTTAGCCCTCGATATTACAAATGTGTTCATTGGCATTTTCCACCTTGTGCGCACCTCGACTATTCCACTTGGTACCTCCTACCACCCCACTGACATAGGTACCGAGTAACTTGGCCCACCAAGGCTTATGGTTGATTGAAGGTGTCGTGCCTCTTGAACTCAAATATATCTGATTTTCAATTCAAGCTTTAGGCAGATTTGAAGATactgcaacaacaacatacacagggtaatcccacaagtggaggTGTGGGGAGGGTAGTATAAATGCAgactatgttgctcggactacccgtgtcggatcctcctaGTGCATTTTTGAAGGTGgagagagtccgagcaacatattTACCCCGATAGGCCCTCCTTTTGATATGAAGATATCCTCTAGtgtgttcttgcttctactggGATCTGAACTACAGACCTCTTGGTTCTCCTTCCACTACATTAACAACTAGACTATATTCGTGGTTAGGcctttgttattttctttttgtttttttctttgatatatttatgctttgatctattctcccccctttatcctAATTGACTTTTTCAAATTCCTATTGtacccttacattatcaacttgtcttctttttcttttacttctttaaaatcatgatttgttttttaatctctttaatctatgtaacaaatttcctataaacaaaaaatattattgtcgagatggaaaaagaaaagtgagaaatactagttgagtatataacttcatgcctttctataatgaaataaatgagaatatTATTGTCgagatggaaaaagaaaattgagaaatACTAGTTGAGTATATAACTTCA
This sequence is a window from Lycium ferocissimum isolate CSIRO_LF1 unplaced genomic scaffold, AGI_CSIRO_Lferr_CH_V1 ctg2187, whole genome shotgun sequence. Protein-coding genes within it:
- the LOC132043197 gene encoding LOW QUALITY PROTEIN: synaptotagmin-5-like (The sequence of the model RefSeq protein was modified relative to this genomic sequence to represent the inferred CDS: deleted 2 bases in 1 codon), which produces MSFVLGVVIGIIVGVGIIVGLVKSENARSKRRSELATTIAAFARMTVEDSRKIFMPEHYPSWVVFSNQQKLNWLNSHLEKIWPYVDEAASELVKSSVEPILEQYKPMILASLKLSKFTLGTVAPQFTGVSILEDGSEGITMELEMNWDGNPNIVLDIKTYVGVALPVQVKNIGFTGIFRLIFRPLVDEFPCFGAVCYSLRKKKKLDFTLKVIGGDMTAIPGISDAIEGTIRDAIEDSITWPVRKIIPILPGDYSDLELKPTGVLEVKLVQAKELTNKDLIGKSDPFAELYVRPVRDRMKKSKTINNQLNPVWNEHFEFIVEDPLTQHLVVKIFDDEGLQAAELIGCAHIRLNELEPGKVKDVWLKLVKDLEIQRDQKNRGQVHLELLYCPYGMKNGLTNPFAPSLSMTSLEKVLKSGAEGKESPQNGGEINRRKDVIVRGVLSVTVISAEDLFPTDLMGKADPYVVVTMKKTETKNKTRVVPESLNPVWNQTFDFVVEDGLHDMLILEVWDHDTFGKDYMGRCILTLTRVLMEGEYEETFELDGVKSGKLNLHLKWTPQPIYRDS